From Sceloporus undulatus isolate JIND9_A2432 ecotype Alabama chromosome 6, SceUnd_v1.1, whole genome shotgun sequence, one genomic window encodes:
- the TMPPE gene encoding transmembrane protein with metallophosphoesterase domain, whose protein sequence is MIFKKLPIEAKVAGIAGIAFFSMVVSRTYLVEKTEAKKLRYLLRFQMLLFTNALMFIGSLYIWRRLVTVFYRLSATSSFCFVLWKTVVFIFLILSHSSFFTLLFLVTEEPYLFSLVAFTCLGSYIILIFFLFTLGSLELVYKFLIQRDTKAIIKNGKLAMKPVLAVTITIALTILGLFNASQPPAVKSVAIPVDKLPLSMDNMKIVLLSDIHLGPTVGKTKLEMIVAMVKDLKPDITVIVGDLTDSEVKRLGAAVAPLGNLESPLGTFFVTGNHEYYTCDVNNWFELLKSLKIHPLHNENVKIMSPKNRDTEWFCLAGVDDIEANALHYPGHGMDLKKALGGCNSDHAIVLLAHQPLAVKKALQAHPDINLILSGHTHGGQIFPLNIGVYLVNPFFVGLYKVGQSSFVYVSPGTMYFGIPMRLGSRAEITEIILRSPSSV, encoded by the coding sequence ATGATCTTCAAGAAATTACCGATTGAGGCAAAGGTTGCTGGGATTGCTGGAATTGCCTTCTTCTCCATGGTAGTTTCACGGACGTACCTGGTTGAAAAGACTGAGGCGAAGAAATTGAGATATCTGCTCAGATTCCAGATGTTATTATTTACTAATGCCCTAATGTTCATAGGGTCCCTTTACATATGGAGACGCCTGGTGACTGTGTTCTACAGATTGTCAGCCACCAGTTCATTCTGTTTTGTCTTATGGAAAACAGTTGTGTTCATTTTCCTGATTTTGTCACACTCAAGCTTTTTTACTTTGCTGTTTCTTGTCACAGAGGAGCCTTATTTATTCTCTCTAGTTGCTTTCACCTGTCTTGGAAGCTACATTAtccttattttcttcctgttcaccCTAGGGTCTCTGGAACTAGTTTATAAATTCTTGATCCAAAGAGATACAAAGGCAATAATTAAAAATGGTAAACTGGCCATGAAACCAGTTTTAGCAGTTACAATAACAATTGCATTAACTATTCTTGGGCTTTTCAATGCTTCGCAACCTCCTGCAGTGAAGTCGGTCGCCATTCCTGTTGACAAACTGCCATTGTCTATGGATAACATGAAGATAGTATTACTTTCTGATATTCATCTGGGGCCGACTGTTGGGAAGACCAAACTTGAAATGATTGTGGCAATGGTTAAAGATTTAAAACCAGACATCACTGTCATTGTTGGTGACCTGACTGATTCTGAGGTGAAACGTCTTGGAGCAGCTGTGGCACCTCTCGGCAACCTTGAGTCCCCACTGGGGACTTTTTTTGTCACTGGGAACCATGAGTACTATACCTGTGATGTCAACAACTGGTTTGAATTGCTGAAGTCACTCAAGATTCATCCTCTCCACAATGAGAACGTAAAGATAATGTCTCCCAAAAATAGAGATACTGAATGGTTTTGTCTGGCAGGGGTTGACGACATAGAGGCTAATGCATTGCATTATCCAGGGCATGGCATGGATTTAAAGAAGGCTTTAGGAGGCTGTAACAGTGATCATGCAATAGTTCTTTTGGCCCACCAGCCTCTTGCTGTCAAAAAGGCTCTTCAAGCTCACCCAGATATAAATTTGATCTTATCTGGGCACACTCATGGAGGGCAGATATTTCCTCTTAATATTGGTGTCTATCTCGTGAATCCCTTCTTCGTTGGTTTGTATAAAGTTGGACAGAGCTCTTTTGTATATGTCAGCCCAGGGACCATGTACTTTGGAATACCAATGAGATTGGGGAGTAGAGCAGAAATAACGGAGATCATTCTGCGTTCTCCCTCATCAGTATAG